The Glycine soja cultivar W05 chromosome 3, ASM419377v2, whole genome shotgun sequence genome window below encodes:
- the LOC114405400 gene encoding gamma aminobutyrate transaminase 3, chloroplastic-like translates to MDGPKIVLFVTHNSYLFYDTYFVFYLQTASSLAYAAVSKSAQENLLQAPLLSRSNSMEASLAKDTSPNDVKNGQGFKGHSMLAPFTAGWQTTDLHPLVIEKSEGSYVYDINGKKYLDALAGLWATSLGM, encoded by the exons ATGGATGGTCCAAAAATAGTCCTATTTGTTACACATAACTCTTATTTGTTTTATGatacttattttgttttctatttacaAACTGCTTCATCTTTAGCATATGCTGCGGTTTCCAAAAGTGCTCAAGAAAATCTCCTTCAGGCTCCCTTATTGTCTAGATCAAATAGCATGGAGGCTTCCTTGGCAAAGGATACTTCCCCTAATGATGTGAAAAATGGTCAAGG GTTCAAAGGCCATAGCATGCTTGCTCCTTTCACAGCTGGGTGGCAGACTACTGATTTGCATCCTCTGGTCATAGAAAAGTCAGAG GGAAGCTATGTATATGACATTAACGGGAAGAAATATCTTGATGCACTTGCTGGTCTATGGGCCACTTCTTTAGGTATGTAA